The genomic interval ACTAGGGTGTGAAGAGTATGTGGAACTAAGGTGTGAAggtatgatagctctgtttaaatatttgaaaggatgtcatactgaaaacggagcaagtttgttttctgcagctccacagaataggactcagagcagtggattcaaaatacaggaaaagagattgcacctcagtgttaggaagaattttctgacagtaagagttgtttgacagcggaacatgctgcctcagagtgtggtggagtttccttctttggaggtttttaagcagaggctggatggccatctgtgggaagtgttttgattgtgtattcctgcatggcaagaggttggactggatgacccttgtggtctctttcaaatctatgattccatgaattaAAGCGCTAGGATTATTCAATTGGCAGGGCTGATGAAGTGATAGATGAAGTTTACCACTTCATCATCTTTACCAGTTAAATAGTCCTCACCAGTTCCCTCAAGTGTAGTTATAATCTTCACGCTGCCAGGAGGAAAACTATTTCCCCATCTTATTGTTATGAAAGATCCTTGTTGCAGTGGGAATTTTTTGAGCTGTGTGTACCTTTTGGGGTCTGCTTGGTGAACTCCCCAAAAGTGACTTTGGAGACTTTCCACAGTGCTCCTATAGTTCAGTGCATCAAGACACTATTTTTTCCTGATAGAAGAGTTACTTTTTACAAGTGGTTATAATTCAAGTTAAAAACGCTTGGGTTGATTGGTTGTTTTAACaaagcttttctttttcagcAGCTTCTTAGCCTCCTAACAGCTGATACTGTCCCCTGAACAAAGCGTAAACCTGCAGCCAGCGATCTCTCATGATGCCGAGCGGCGGGAGGACTCTGGATGAATTCGCCGTGTCGGAGGAGGCGCAGGAGGTGGTGACACAGCACCGGCCCCGCATTGAACAGCTTTTTAGAGTTGAGCTAAACATCCTGGGGGTGCTGGGGTTGGCACAGAGCCCCAGTGGGGATGCCCAGGGGGAACGGAAGATTTGGCTGCAGTTGCAGGGCCATGGAGACAGTCTGCAGAGGGCAAAGGTAAGGAATCTCCAGAAGGCTGGAGTAGGAGGGGTGAGATGATGTGGCCCCGGGAGCTCATGTTTGTGGACTTTGAAGCCCATtcacccaattaaaaaaaatcacccccaAACTGCAGAAAACTCTCAAAATGTACTACagccatccctccacatttgcatctttgactTTAGTGGAgctgattatttgcggatttgattcatatgttccctctaggaatctctaggtcctccagcacaactctgctagaaattatggtcaatttccagcagagttgcactggaggacttagagattcctagaggaaacacttcgAGCCATTTGTAggttctatggtcaacctttggcagatgttgaccacagcgttctgctggaggacctagagattcctagaaaagtgttctcataaaaaatatagtgttttttgtttgtgtttttttgactttcacaggggtcctaaatgtggagggcccactgtaaataccCCTAGACCCACACAGATGGCCCCTCAGATCCTCCTATCACCTAGTATATTCCCACATTAGAAGACTGGATGTTTAAATTATATGatataatagaaatggataagatAACACAAGTACTTAAGTTTAATTCATTGGAAAAGTTTAAGAAGGAATGGGTAAATGgaactgaattttaaaacaacTTGGGGTGAGATTGCAATATTGAAATATATAATGGAATGATGGTTGATAAAATAATTGGAGCAAGGATAAAgtatagaaaaaaattaaagacatgTTTGTATGAATTATAAGgatttaaagggaaaaaagagagagagagtaaattaGAGAAAGTTGGGATTAACTTTAATGGGACAGTAGATTGAGTATACACTAGTGCTTCATAAAGAAAccagtaacaaataaataatgatagggttaatgacaggatctgcgcaacaacatctgaaagtccttcctgcttTCGTGCGGGAAGGACGGGACAAGGACGGGAtaacccccatgtgataatctcctatgactgttaaagtggtgccaaactgcattacagtggtcccttcccttatgcggtgGATCCGTTAAGGatcccccccacataagggaaattctgtgtatgcttgagccccattaaagataatggggcttgtgtgtgcggtggcacatgtgccattgctttTTCCGGCACACACCGCCACTTCTtccagtgtggctttcagcacTCTATTTgcactgtatttctacagtgtagatgcgcccCAAGTGTTGTATCAGTTCATTGTTTCAATTTATTTAGTTGTTTTGGGAAAGAGTAGCCTTTTCAGAAatgataagatttttttttcacagaacATTGTTGCATTGGGAAATTTCCTGTAATGGAACATTTTGTTACCCCTAAACATTCTTTTGTGTCTTCGATGTCTCATCCTGGTATGTTCTGTTTTCCAGGAATATATCAAAGGCCTTTGTGCTGCAGAGCTGAGTGAAGAGGTTTACTACCCTAAAGACATGCAGTGCATCTTTTTGGGAGCCCACGGGTTATTCTTGGACTGTCTCATCCAAGGGACTTCTGCCCATGTTACCTTCCTCCGTCCTGGAGTCTTGTTGATCTCAGGTTTGGCTGAAGCTTTTGTCATGGCCCAGAGCCGGATCCATGAATTTGTGGGAAAGTATCAGAAGAACCTCAAGCTGCCTGAGGAACGGGAGGCCCAGGTCAAGCGAGCCTTCCGGGATTTGGTGGAAACCTATGACGACAAACATGCCATGGACCTCTTGATCTTGCCCACTTCAGTCAAAGAGGAGTTACTGAACTTGGTGAAGGAGATTCAACAAGAAGCCAGGGAAGACAGACATGGGAATGGGTGCTGGACACCACCTGGCTCTGAACAAAACTCTTCTCTAGAGTGGGAAATTGTAACTTTGGGTGGTGGCAGGCCAGAATCACCAAAAAGACCTCAACATATCTATGGCTTGCCCATGGGGCTAACTACAATTCAAGAAGAGAGCAGAAGTAGAGACTGTAGTGTTGAACTGCCTGCAGGCTTTGCCAGATCTCAAGAAACTCCTCATAAGTCCCAAAATTCTATACAACCACAATATTCTGGTAGGCCTCGAGATGCTAGGACTGACATGCCGGTCATGGTTGGTAGGCCTCAAGACCAGGTTCTACCTCAGGTGTCAAGGGTTGACTTTCACAGAGGCTTTACTGACTCTGAATTGAACACCAAGCCTCAGGGTTTCATGTCTGGTTTGAATGGTCTTCAGAGTTGGCATGAGGCAAGTGCTTTAAGGCCAGCGCTCCCTAGGAGTTCCCCCCAACCAATTCCAGCTGCAAAGACTACTCATAAGACGTGGGCCTTTCCTGGTTGCACAGATTCTTTGGAAGATAAGCAAGAGGAACGGAATAGTTCTCTTTGTGCAAAGGAGTCCAGTCCTGCTAGCTTGCCTGAAGAAACCAGTGAGGAGGAGGTGTCCTCAGACATCCAGTTGTCATCGTGGACAGAGAAGGAGTTCAAAATGAGGCTAAACTTCTTTAAGACCATGGGTTATGAGGAGCGGGTAGTTAAGAAAATACTGTTGGAAGGTGGGGTGCAGGAGGCTCCTTCCACCATCTTGGACAGGGTCCAGATGGCTGAAGCTGGCTTGTGCCAGAAAGGAGATATTGTCCTGCCCCAGATAGAGCCCGGGGGGAAAGAGCATTCTCCATCTCCAGATAAGAGGCAGGATGAAGATGAATATCTGAAGGAACTCATCAAAGCAGCCGTAGCCAACTGTGGCCACTCGCCCAGTGAGATCCCTACAGAGATACAAACTGGAGCGCCCCTAGCAGATCTTCTGAGGCGGCTCCATGAGAGAGGGGAAGTTCAAGAAGTGATGGAAGGGGCAACAAAGCCGGAACATAAAGAGCAGTCTGGTGTCCGGAAGGCAGCCATTTTGACTCACGGGGAATCTTCGCAGTGGAGGTCTGAGATGGATACAGGGCGGAACAATGGGTCCCCTTTCCAGGAGTGGACCCATGCATCACCACCTAAACCAACTGTTGCTGCTTTGCCGCCTGACACTCCCACCGGTGGTAATTCCTTCTTTTGTACATCAAATTCTGAGGGTAGCCATTCCTCAGAATGTACCAGCCTTGGACCTCAGGGCTCGATTTCTACAGTAACCGGAGCCCAACGCTTTGAGGAAGCCCTCCAGGCGCAGTTCAAGCTCAAGCTGGCCAACACACCAGGCAAAAAGAACCTGCGGATGGTCATCATTGATGGCAGCAATGTGGCCATGATGTGAGTATGAGCTGGTGAGGGTAAGCCTGAGGAGATGTTCTGGCTCTTGATTCAGTCCTTCATATATGATGTGGTTATATCTATTACGGTCATTTTCAAGGTGTGTTTTGGAGGACTTTGGAAGATCAATAATAGCAAAGGCAGGGTGGAGCAAAGTATGCTTCTGGAGCAACACATACACAAGGCAGTTTTTGCAACCCTTGACCGTTTTAGATACTTCAGACTGCCCTTTTTCAGGCCTGAAGAAGGGTATACTAGTTTTCccggagccctttcacactaaagcaaatgtagcactatgattccactttttctACTATGGTTCCATCTAATGGAATCCTCGGATTTGCCACCTAGTTGGTGGAATTTAGAATTTGCAACCAGAGATCTCTTGTGCATCAGTAGACTACAGATTTCATGATCCCATAAGTGTCAGCCaagccagttaaagtggagtcacagTACAGTCTTCCTtaactggaattctgaaatctgaaatattccaaaattgcccgtatgggtggctgagagagtgacaacttggctttctgatggtacagtatacacaaattttgtttcttgcacaaaattatttaaaaacattgtgtattaccttcaggctatgtgtatacgaaacacaaataaatgtcatatttagacttggCTCCAAGGCATCTGATTATATatgtgcaaatatttcaaaatttgaaaaaaaaatcccaaacacttctgatcccaagcattttgaataagggagactcaacttgtactatATTTGCatactgtgaaagggcccctggaagcctccaggGGTGGTGCATCACCATTTAAATATGTTGCAGAACCCTTCTGCCTTGTTCAGAATTAGAGAAAGCAGTTTTTGTAATGTTATGGAACTTCTGCCAGTTTCCAGCCCACCTGTCCAATCTTTAGGGTGTTTCTGGCAATATGTGCACCCCTAAGAAATCTTGGGTACAGAAAATGGGGCTCTGAAACTACAGTCGTTGCAAAGCCCTCCTTTTGGGCTCTTTTAGAGCACTCTCTTCAATTAATGCAGTTAATGCAGTTAATGCAGTGAGACCTAGTGGGTTTTGCCAGTGCCCAGACCTTTGTAGTGGGcaggggttgggttttttttggcagtcaCCAAAAGGAACTTCAGAAAACACACTTGGTAAGAAATTTTGGATGTCATCAAGAGTAGACGTTTTGTACACCCACTGATGTGAGGCTGCCTATCAGTTAGGGATATTATTGGCCCAAGTTGTTATTTTGACTCACTGGAAATTACAGCAGTGCTGGAGTCCTGACGTTTCTAAATTTCCCCCTTGATCATTCTTTTTTTGCCCAGTTTCCAAACAGTTAATACCTTGGGGGGTTCTGGTTTTGATTCCTTCCCCATTTAAACCACTCTGTACCAATGTTCTGACCTTCTGTGGGTGTCTTAAAAGGGGACGAGGCcatgtatacaaataaataattctgtCTACCTGTTGGTGAAAAATTTATTCCTCCAGTAAGTGGAATGATTTAGTGAACCAAGGACTAAAGTTTATTTAACAACGTATCTAGCAAAGGGC from Sceloporus undulatus isolate JIND9_A2432 ecotype Alabama chromosome 6, SceUnd_v1.1, whole genome shotgun sequence carries:
- the KHNYN gene encoding protein KHNYN isoform X3, with the translated sequence MMPSGGRTLDEFAVSEEAQEVVTQHRPRIEQLFRVELNILGVLGLAQSPSGDAQGERKIWLQLQGHGDSLQRAKEYIKGLCAAELSEEVYYPKDMQCIFLGAHGLFLDCLIQGTSAHVTFLRPGVLLISGLAEAFVMAQSRIHEFVGKYQKNLKLPEEREAQVKRAFRDLVETYDDKHAMDLLILPTSVKEELLNLVKEIQQEAREDRHGNGCWTPPGSEQNSSLEWEIVTLGGGRPESPKRPQHIYGLPMGLTTIQEESRSRDCSVELPAGFARSQETPHKSQNSIQPQYSGRPRDARTDMPVMVGRPQDQVLPQVSRVDFHRGFTDSELNTKPQGFMSGLNGLQSWHEASALRPALPRSSPQPIPAAKTTHKTWAFPGCTDSLEDKQEERNSSLCAKESSPASLPEETSEEEVSSDIQLSSWTEKEFKMRLNFFKTMGYEERVVKKILLEGGVQEAPSTILDRVQMAEAGLCQKGDIVLPQIEPGGKEHSPSPDKRQDEDEYLKELIKAAVANCGHSPSEIPTEIQTGAPLADLLRRLHERGEVQEVMEGATKPEHKEQSGVRKAAILTHGESSQWRSEMDTGRNNGSPFQEWTHASPPKPTVAALPPDTPTGGNSFFCTSNSEGSHSSECTSLGPQGSISTVTGAQRFEEALQAQFKLKLANTPGKKNLRMVIIDGSNVAMMHGLNQFFSCRGIALAVQYFWDRGHREVTVLVPQHRMEEDSNVRERHYLVELHKLSILSLTPSRKIDGKGIVPYDDSRTKTPNCHSFSGRPAPTSFPVRPTSQTEVLQLRDRKPPGVLPAVRKRNPQDATAEKGMLRPAVETERLRRDLLEIFVGQDKKVDFVLMSEPYCEDLNKLSEAILSLTF
- the KHNYN gene encoding protein KHNYN isoform X1; protein product: MMPSGGRTLDEFAVSEEAQEVVTQHRPRIEQLFRVELNILGVLGLAQSPSGDAQGERKIWLQLQGHGDSLQRAKEYIKGLCAAELSEEVYYPKDMQCIFLGAHGLFLDCLIQGTSAHVTFLRPGVLLISGLAEAFVMAQSRIHEFVGKYQKNLKLPEEREAQVKRAFRDLVETYDDKHAMDLLILPTSVKEELLNLVKEIQQEAREDRHGNGCWTPPGSEQNSSLEWEIVTLGGGRPESPKRPQHIYGLPMGLTTIQEESRSRDCSVELPAGFARSQETPHKSQNSIQPQYSGRPRDARTDMPVMVGRPQDQVLPQVSRVDFHRGFTDSELNTKPQGFMSGLNGLQSWHEASALRPALPRSSPQPIPAAKTTHKTWAFPGCTDSLEDKQEERNSSLCAKESSPASLPEETSEEEVSSDIQLSSWTEKEFKMRLNFFKTMGYEERVVKKILLEGGVQEAPSTILDRVQMAEAGLCQKGDIVLPQIEPGGKEHSPSPDKRQDEDEYLKELIKAAVANCGHSPSEIPTEIQTGAPLADLLRRLHERGEVQEVMEGATKPEHKEQSGVRKAAILTHGESSQWRSEMDTGRNNGSPFQEWTHASPPKPTVAALPPDTPTGGNSFFCTSNSEGSHSSECTSLGPQGSISTVTGAQRFEEALQAQFKLKLANTPGKKNLRMVIIDGSNVAMMHGLNQFFSCRGIALAVQYFWDRGHREVTVLVPQHRMEEDSNVRERHYLVELHKLSILSLTPSRKIDGKGIVPYDDRFMLKLAEQTNGVIVTNDQFRDLAKESKKWIKIIKESLLQYIFVGNIFMVPDDPLGRGGPTLAEFLKKIPSRTKTPNCHSFSGRPAPTSFPVRPTSQTEVLQLRDRKPPGVLPAVRKRNPQDATAEKGMLRPAVETERLRRDLLEIFVGQDKKVDFVLMSEPYCEDLNKLSEAILSLTF
- the KHNYN gene encoding protein KHNYN isoform X2 gives rise to the protein MMPSGGRTLDEFAVSEEAQEVVTQHRPRIEQLFRVELNILGVLGLAQSPSGDAQGERKIWLQLQGHGDSLQRAKEYIKGLCAAELSEEVYYPKDMQCIFLGAHGLFLDCLIQGTSAHVTFLRPGVLLISGLAEAFVMAQSRIHEFVGKYQKNLKLPEEREAQVKRAFRDLVETYDDKHAMDLLILPTSVKEELLNLVKEIQQEAREDRHGNGCWTPPGSEQNSSLEWEIVTLGGGRPESPKRPQHIYGLPMGLTTIQEESRSRDCSVELPAGFARSQETPHKSQNSIQPQYSGRPRDARTDMPVMVGRPQDQVLPQVSRVDFHRGFTDSELNTKPQGFMSGLNGLQSWHEASALRPALPRSSPQPIPAAKTTHKTWAFPGCTDSLEDKQEERNSSLCAKESSPASLPEETSEEEVSSDIQLSSWTEKEFKMRLNFFKTMGYEERVVKKILLEGGVQEAPSTILDRVQMAEAGLCQKGDIVLPQIEPGGKEHSPSPDKRQDEDEYLKELIKAAVANCGHSPSEIPTEIQTGAPLADLLRRLHERGEVQEVMEGATKPEHKEQSGVRKAAILTHGESSQWRSEMDTGRNNGSPFQEWTHASPPKPTVAALPPDTPTGGNSFFCTSNSEGSHSSECTSLGPQGSISTVTGAQRFEEALQAQFKLKLANTPGKKNLRMVIIDGSNVAMMHGLNQFFSCRGIALAVQYFWDRGHREVTVLVPQHRMEEDSNVRERHYLVELHKLSILSLTPSRKIDGKGIVPYDDRFMLKLAEQTNGVIVTNDQFRDLAKESKKWIKIIKESLLQYIFVGNIFMVPDDPLGRGGPTLAEFLKKIPRTKTPNCHSFSGRPAPTSFPVRPTSQTEVLQLRDRKPPGVLPAVRKRNPQDATAEKGMLRPAVETERLRRDLLEIFVGQDKKVDFVLMSEPYCEDLNKLSEAILSLTF